One part of the Brevundimonas subvibrioides ATCC 15264 genome encodes these proteins:
- a CDS encoding ubiquinol-cytochrome C chaperone family protein — translation MLKNLFRSRERSRPGLALYEAAVAQARQPGFYRDLGVTDQIDARFELYTLHVLLLVMRLREEPAPNTQAGAEAGQDLFDVYVSALDNSLRELGVHDVTMAKKMRKLGEALYGRMTAYEPAIREADAAALSTGLARNVYESQDAAVAEGLAAYALAARAKLAEQPMETVLTRPQWPEVAA, via the coding sequence ATGCTGAAGAACCTGTTCCGATCGCGCGAGCGCAGCCGTCCCGGCCTGGCCCTGTACGAGGCCGCCGTGGCCCAGGCGCGGCAACCCGGCTTCTATCGCGACCTGGGCGTCACCGACCAGATCGACGCGCGATTCGAGCTGTATACGCTGCACGTCCTGCTGCTGGTCATGCGGTTGCGCGAGGAGCCCGCGCCGAACACCCAGGCCGGGGCCGAGGCCGGTCAGGACCTGTTCGACGTCTATGTGTCGGCGCTGGACAACTCCCTGCGCGAACTGGGCGTTCACGACGTCACCATGGCCAAGAAGATGCGCAAGCTGGGCGAGGCCCTCTACGGACGGATGACCGCCTATGAGCCGGCGATCCGCGAGGCTGACGCCGCCGCCCTGTCGACCGGACTGGCCCGCAATGTCTACGAGAGCCAGGACGCCGCGGTGGCTGAGGGCCTGGCGGCCTATGCGCTGGCGGCCAGGGCCAAACTGGCGGAACAGCCGATGGAGACCGTGCTGACACGCCCCCAATGGCCGGAGGTCGCGGCATGA